From Selenomonadales bacterium, one genomic window encodes:
- a CDS encoding response regulator transcription factor produces the protein MREHRKSARDVADRAIRSELDTLIEEANLSEEECEIIRLKFSKRWSNVKIAYHMNLSEKTVGRRIERAYDKLHKAIQEALPF, from the coding sequence ATGCGAGAACACCGCAAGTCAGCACGTGATGTCGCCGACAGAGCGATCCGATCTGAATTAGATACGCTCATCGAAGAAGCGAACTTGAGCGAGGAAGAATGTGAGATCATTCGGCTGAAGTTCAGCAAACGGTGGAGCAATGTGAAGATCGCGTATCACATGAATCTCTCTGAAAAAACAGTAGGCAGACGGATAGAACGTGCCTACGACAAATTGCATAAGGCAATACAAGAGGCACTCCCTTTTTAA